In Flavobacterium hankyongi, the genomic window AACTTGGGTTGGTTTAATCATTTTGATATGATTTTGAAACTGATTTATGGGTATTGGCACCTATGGTATTTATTGGCATCAGTTTTGGCCGTGGGTTTGTTGTATTTGACGCGAAATACTTCGGTTTATACAAAATGGAGTTTAATAATTTCTTTACTAACTGTTGGATATGTCTTTCAAGTTTTAATTCAGGCTGATGTTCTGCATCGTTATTTAGATATTCAGTTTGTGCATTCAATTATTGGAACTACTAGAAACTTTTTATTTTTTGCCTTTCCAATGATGCTAATTGGAAGTTTATATGATTCTTGGGGATCTAATGTTTTAAAATTAAAGAAGCTTTACATTCCTTTATGGGTTTTATTATTGATAGAAGTGGGATTGTATTATCAATTGAAAGTAAAAGCTATGGATTTTCTATTGCTTTTACCTTTATTGAGTATGTTAACTTTTAGTATAATAAAAGAAAGAGCATCAGTTTTAGATGCTCCTATTAATTCAACATTGTCTTTAGGGATTTATCTGACTCATCCCTATGCTATTCGTTTAGTGTATAAGTTTTTGCCACAGAAAACATTTGATTTTGTGGTCATCAAATATTTTTTGGTTTGTATTACAGCGATTGTCTTATGGTGGATTTTAGATAAAATCAATAAAAAAATACCTTACTTCTTTTAGTTTAGTTGAGAATTTCTGTGAAGAATTGTTTCATAGCTTCCCATGATCTTTTAGCTGCTTTCTCATTGTACGCAGTTCCTTTGCTTTTATCATTCCCAGCGTCTTTGTGTGTAAAAGAATGAACAGCATCAGCATAATAAATCATTTGCCAGTCTGCTTTTGCTTTATTCATTTCATCTTGGAATGCTTTTATTTCTGCTTCTGGAACAAAAAAATCATCAGCACCATGTAAAACTAAAACTTTAGGTTTGATGGGTTCAATATTTCTAGTGGCATCTCTTCCCAATCCACCATGAAAAGAAACGATTCCTTGTACTTTCATATTAGAACGTGCGGCTTCGATGGCTCCTGAACCTCCAAAGCAATATCCAATTACCGCAATCTTATCAGGATTGGCTCCA contains:
- a CDS encoding acyltransferase family protein, whose translation is MRNNNLDILKVVMAFLVVALHIFPVSKLEGLEGLVSYEIASGITRIAVPTFFLISGFFLQNKLNDTAYLWKYVKRILLLYVIWQIIYLPDLIKYYNLGWFNHFDMILKLIYGYWHLWYLLASVLAVGLLYLTRNTSVYTKWSLIISLLTVGYVFQVLIQADVLHRYLDIQFVHSIIGTTRNFLFFAFPMMLIGSLYDSWGSNVLKLKKLYIPLWVLLLIEVGLYYQLKVKAMDFLLLLPLLSMLTFSIIKERASVLDAPINSTLSLGIYLTHPYAIRLVYKFLPQKTFDFVVIKYFLVCITAIVLWWILDKINKKIPYFF
- a CDS encoding dienelactone hydrolase family protein produces the protein MKTLITALIFMFTLTIEAQLKPIAYSDGEQKLEGLLAQPKKELKNKAGVLLLPAWMGIENNAKENATELAKLGYITFVADIYGVDKRPQNTKEAGQIAGYFKKNYQEYQKRIQLALDQLIKAGANPDKIAVIGYCFGGSGAIEAARSNMKVQGIVSFHGGLGRDATRNIEPIKPKVLVLHGADDFFVPEAEIKAFQDEMNKAKADWQMIYYADAVHSFTHKDAGNDKSKGTAYNEKAAKRSWEAMKQFFTEILN